The region GTAAACTTCCACCATTCTTCTGCTCTTTGTCCCCAGCCCGGTTTGTTCATATCGTAATCTGGCAAATATCCTTTGATAGAATCCTTGGCATACATTCCTCTGGAGCTTACCATAGAAGACACCTCGCTAAAAACCATCGGTTGTGTAGGATGTTCTTTGTGGTAATCGTCTAATTCTTTGATGTGGTAATTGAACCCTCTGACATCCATTTCCTGGTTGATTCCCTTGAAATTGATTCCGTTATTTCCTCCATACGTACTCAAGCGCGAAGGATCTAATTCTTTTTGGCGTTGTACTAAAGTATGCGCCATGCGTCTGCCCAAATCGGTGTTTTGCACTCCGGTTTCTTCGTTTCCAAGACTCCAAAGCATGATACTCGCGTGGTTGCGGTCTCTTAAAATCAATTTTTCAAATTGCTCGTAATATTCTTTTCCGGTGCCAATGACACGAATTTCATCCATCACCATCATGCCCAGCTTATCACAGGCTTCCAAAACTGATTTTGAAGGCGGATTATGACTGCAACGGTAGGCATTGACTCCCATTTCCTTCAAGAGTTTGATTCTGTAATAGACCAAAGCATCTGGTACTGCCGATCCAACGCCTGCATGATCCTGATGCACACACATGCCTTTTATTTTCATGGCTTCTCCGTTTAGCGAAAAACCAGTAGTGGCATTATAATCAAAAGTGCGTACGCCAAATTCCGTTTGAAGGCTGTCTACTGTTTTTCCTGCTTTTTTCACAATGGAAACCAATCGGTATAAATTAGGCGTATCCAGTCCCCACAGTTTTGGGTTTTTGAGCGAAAACTGCTGCTCTATTTTATGTGTTTCGTTATTTTTCACTTTAACTTTCTCGGTCAAAGATGGAGTAACTTTTGTCCCTTTAGCATCCATCACATAAGAAACCACCGAGCAATCCACTGTTTTGCCTTCTTGGTTTTTAACTGTGGTTTGCGCCTGAACTTTGGCATTCGATTTTTCCACTTTTGCCGAAACATAGACTCCGTATTCCGGTATGTGAACCGGACTAAAGGACTCTAAAAAAACATTTCTATATATACCCGCTCCTTCATAAAACCAGCCTTCGTACTGGGTAGCATCGACGCGAATTACAATCAGATTTTCTTTTGAAAACTCGATAAAATCAGTGATATCAAAAGAACTCTCGGTGTAACCTCCAAAATTCCCTCCGATATAATTGTTGTTTACCCACAATTTAAAATCGCGGTACACCCCTTCCAATCGAAGCACAAAACGTTGGCCTTCCTTTTCTTTCTCTACATTAAAACGCTTTCTGTACCAGCCCACGCTGTTCTCCGGATAGAAACCGCCAACAGGTCTGTAGCCATGACTTTGAACATCAAAATGTTTATGATATTCAAAAGGAAGTTCAACTGCCCAATCGTGAGGCACATTTAGGCTGCGCCATTTACTATCGTCAAATTTTGGACTTACAGCCCCACCACCACCACCGGCGATTGTAAAATTACGAACAATCCCATAATCAAAATCTTTAGCCGGATTATTGGCACTTCCCAAATGGAATTTCCAGTTTTTGTTAAGGGATTCGGTTTGTCTGGCTGTTGTTATTGTACCATTTTTCTGTGCCTCGGTATTTTGAAAGGAGAGCAACAAAATTGAAATGAAAAACAATAATCCGTAGCCTTTTTTGAAAGAAATCATCATGTTTTAATTTAGTATATAGTTTTAATTGTTTTTTTCAAATGCTATCTAAGGATGCAGCTCTGAAGTAAATACGACAATCCCCAGATCTCCCAGCCTCTTTGAATGGGAATGAGCCGCCCAAATTGTACTAAGTAGAAAATGGGTAAGACCGTAATCATGATAATATTGTTTATCAATGGCTTCCTATTTCCTGGATTGATTTAGTTTGGGAATTACTTTTAGTGTCCTATTTTCTTTCTTCATAAAAAAAAGAAACAGTTTCAAAAATAAAACAGATTCCTTACTAAATACACCAGTACCTACCAGTTATTTTGTGCTTTTATAATAAATATTTTTTTGAACTTATGAATCGTTAGAACAAAGTATCACTGCTATACAAAACAATTAACTTTATTACACCTAATGTCTAGAGGGATTCGATGTTATGTCAAGAAAATCAAAAGGATCTCAATAAAAACAAAAAAACAGTAATAAACCTAGGCTTACTACTGTCTAAAAATTGTACTCTTATTTTTTATTAATCCTGTATCTCCTTTTTAGGACTAGACAAATCTTGCATAGCTTTTTCAGGACTAGGAATAATAAATAAATTTCTCTTAAAATAATATAAAGAAATTCTTTTTTCTTTAAAATATAATTCTGTTATAATACAGAGGGGAATTAATTGAAAAAAGACCTATAAAATCAATGTAAATGATTTACTTAACAAAATGACAAAAAAAATTAAAATTCAACCTCATCCGGCATCGGCACTACCTTGCCCGAATTTTTAAAAGTGGGCATCGGAGCTTTACATTTCCTTAATTCATTGGACAGTAATGATGAGAGTTGTTCCACTTTACCAGGATACCTATCTGACAGATTATTCTTCTCCCCGATATCATCATTAAGGTCATACAATTCTTTCTTGCCAGTTCTCATGCTGTAAACTAATTTCCAATTGCCCTGACGGATTGCACTGAAATAGTTAATTCCTGGAGCAGCAGAACTAGTCCATTTATTAGGATTATGCCAAACCAATATCCTCTCATTGTTACTATAATTTGCATTTTTTAAAATGGGCAAAAAACTTTCTCCGTCAAGCTGTTGAGCAGTCCTATAATTTTTTAGCCCTGCCATTTCTAAAATGGTTGGGAAAAAATCTTCGATGATTACATACTGTTGGGCAACCGTAGATGGTTTTACCACAGCAGGCCATT is a window of Flavobacterium acetivorans DNA encoding:
- the galA gene encoding beta-galactosidase GalA; this encodes MMISFKKGYGLLFFISILLLSFQNTEAQKNGTITTARQTESLNKNWKFHLGSANNPAKDFDYGIVRNFTIAGGGGGAVSPKFDDSKWRSLNVPHDWAVELPFEYHKHFDVQSHGYRPVGGFYPENSVGWYRKRFNVEKEKEGQRFVLRLEGVYRDFKLWVNNNYIGGNFGGYTESSFDITDFIEFSKENLIVIRVDATQYEGWFYEGAGIYRNVFLESFSPVHIPEYGVYVSAKVEKSNAKVQAQTTVKNQEGKTVDCSVVSYVMDAKGTKVTPSLTEKVKVKNNETHKIEQQFSLKNPKLWGLDTPNLYRLVSIVKKAGKTVDSLQTEFGVRTFDYNATTGFSLNGEAMKIKGMCVHQDHAGVGSAVPDALVYYRIKLLKEMGVNAYRCSHNPPSKSVLEACDKLGMMVMDEIRVIGTGKEYYEQFEKLILRDRNHASIMLWSLGNEETGVQNTDLGRRMAHTLVQRQKELDPSRLSTYGGNNGINFKGINQEMDVRGFNYHIKELDDYHKEHPTQPMVFSEVSSMVSSRGMYAKDSIKGYLPDYDMNKPGWGQRAEEWWKFTVDRPWLMGGFVWTGFDYRGEPTPFTWPNVNSHFGIMDVCGFPKNTYYYYQSWWTDKDVIKIYPHWNGHKAGDKVNVWCNTNADEVELFLNGKSLGKKTMPRNSHLEWDVIYEPGKLEAVGLKNGKIIRTAVETTTAPYQIVLTPDRQAIKADGNDVSVINVSVLDKQGREIPDAMNLIQFQLKGNATILGVGNGDPSSHEADKCMDGNWKRSLFNGKCQIILQSMDKEGEFNLTATAEGLQSTAVTITIKNK